One Parasphingorhabdus cellanae genomic region harbors:
- a CDS encoding heavy metal translocating P-type ATPase yields the protein MNQAVHLDAITADSVDNIVSRFAVPAIRCAGCISKIENGLLKEHDIISARVNFSTKQVAVSHLSELREDQIKSRIEQLGFDVQILADNPLAEEKGDTGKLIRALAVAGFGMMNIMLLSVSVWSGAIGTTRDLFHWISALIAIPVILYSGRPFFSSAFMALRYGRTNMDVPITVGIILATGLSLFETMTSGVHAYFESVVMLIFFLLAGRVLDGMMRDRARDGISALLKQTASGAMVLGQDGPTSWVNAKQLRPDMMMVVAAGDNLAADGVIHKGASNFDFSLMTGESEPQPKAKGDTVLAGTLNLTGPVTVRVTAVGEDTSLSDIARLMDEAGQQRSFYVRVADKAARYYAPAVHSLALLAFIFWMFAGVGWHQSLLISVAVLIITCPCALGLAVPAAQVVASGALLRNGVMIKDGSALERLAEADRALFDKTGTLTLGRPVPVTVSHLSLTQKQVALALAQASNHPVSKGIRAALLDQGVTPVEIEDPNEVAGQGMSGRWDGIAVALGKPIKSDDHLSCQLRIGNEQVDIELQDEIRPDVVEAIKRLKALGLPATIISGDNAASVAKVSTAVGLTAQAGASPQDKLQTISRLRSMGLKVLMVGDGLNDGPALAAAHVSIAPGSASDVGQQAADAVFTSNSFLPVALAVQTARRTMQIVRQNFALAIGYNILAVPLALTGMVTPLIAAVAMSLSSLIVVGNALRLNGAAK from the coding sequence TTGAACCAAGCCGTCCATCTCGATGCCATTACGGCAGATAGTGTGGACAATATTGTGTCGCGTTTTGCTGTGCCGGCCATCCGCTGCGCTGGATGTATATCGAAAATCGAGAACGGTTTGCTCAAAGAGCATGACATAATCTCGGCACGGGTAAATTTTTCAACCAAACAGGTCGCGGTATCGCACCTTTCGGAACTACGCGAAGACCAGATTAAAAGCAGAATTGAGCAACTCGGCTTTGATGTTCAAATATTGGCCGATAATCCCTTGGCGGAAGAAAAAGGCGACACAGGCAAACTGATCCGCGCTCTTGCCGTAGCCGGTTTTGGCATGATGAATATCATGCTTTTGTCGGTCAGTGTCTGGTCGGGGGCGATAGGAACGACACGTGATTTGTTTCATTGGATATCCGCCCTGATCGCTATCCCGGTAATCCTCTATTCGGGGCGTCCGTTTTTCAGTTCTGCTTTCATGGCGCTGCGTTATGGCCGCACCAACATGGACGTACCGATTACGGTTGGTATCATTCTGGCCACTGGCCTCAGTCTTTTCGAGACCATGACCAGCGGTGTGCATGCCTATTTTGAGAGTGTGGTGATGCTGATCTTTTTTCTGCTCGCTGGACGGGTGTTGGATGGGATGATGCGTGATCGTGCCCGAGACGGTATATCGGCTCTGCTCAAACAGACCGCATCAGGGGCTATGGTCTTGGGTCAGGATGGCCCAACCAGCTGGGTGAACGCCAAACAACTGCGTCCAGACATGATGATGGTGGTCGCTGCGGGCGATAATCTTGCCGCCGATGGCGTGATTCATAAAGGCGCGAGCAATTTCGATTTCTCGCTGATGACCGGTGAGAGTGAGCCGCAGCCGAAAGCAAAGGGCGATACAGTGCTTGCCGGAACGCTCAACTTGACCGGTCCTGTTACAGTGCGTGTCACAGCGGTGGGAGAAGATACGAGCCTGTCTGACATCGCCCGGCTGATGGACGAAGCTGGGCAACAGAGATCTTTTTATGTGCGGGTGGCAGATAAGGCGGCCCGCTATTATGCGCCTGCGGTACATAGTCTTGCCTTACTGGCTTTTATATTCTGGATGTTCGCTGGGGTGGGATGGCATCAATCACTTTTGATATCGGTGGCGGTGCTGATCATCACTTGTCCCTGCGCGTTGGGGCTCGCGGTTCCGGCGGCGCAGGTGGTAGCGTCTGGCGCGTTGTTGCGCAATGGCGTGATGATCAAGGATGGTAGCGCACTGGAGCGACTAGCCGAAGCTGATCGTGCGCTGTTCGATAAGACGGGAACGTTGACTCTTGGTCGCCCCGTACCGGTTACTGTGAGCCATTTGTCGCTAACGCAAAAACAGGTGGCGCTGGCGCTGGCGCAGGCCAGCAATCATCCGGTCAGTAAGGGAATACGTGCGGCTCTATTGGATCAGGGCGTAACACCGGTCGAGATTGAAGATCCGAATGAAGTCGCCGGCCAAGGTATGTCGGGTCGCTGGGACGGTATCGCTGTGGCTTTAGGCAAGCCGATTAAATCGGATGACCATCTCTCCTGTCAGTTGAGGATTGGTAACGAGCAGGTTGATATCGAATTGCAGGATGAAATTCGTCCCGATGTCGTGGAGGCCATTAAACGGTTAAAGGCTCTTGGTTTGCCTGCGACCATCATATCGGGCGATAATGCAGCATCGGTTGCGAAAGTCTCAACCGCTGTCGGTTTAACAGCGCAAGCCGGGGCTAGCCCGCAGGATAAATTGCAAACCATCTCGCGGCTTCGTTCCATGGGTTTAAAGGTGTTGATGGTCGGCGACGGGTTGAATGATGGTCCCGCACTGGCTGCCGCCCATGTCTCCATCGCGCCAGGCTCGGCCAGCGATGTCGGGCAACAAGCTGCCGATGCTGTTTTCACCAGCAACTCCTTTCTGCCAGTCGCACTTGCCGTCCAGACGGCCCGGAGGACAATGCAGATTGTCCGGCAAAATTTCGCGCTAGCCATTGGCTATAACATATTAGCGGTTCCGCTAGCGCTGACCGGTATGGTGACTCCGTTAATTGCTGCTGTTGCCATGTCGCTTTCGTCATTGATCGTGGTCGGTAATGCTTTGCGGTTGAACGGGGCAGCAAAGTGA
- a CDS encoding cbb3-type cytochrome c oxidase subunit 3 has product MNYEDLRHFADSWGLVFLGMIFLTLIGWTFRPGSGRKHDKAAHMIFEEDHDDG; this is encoded by the coding sequence ATGAATTATGAAGACCTGAGGCATTTTGCGGATAGCTGGGGGCTAGTTTTTCTGGGCATGATATTTCTGACGTTGATTGGCTGGACCTTCCGGCCCGGATCAGGCCGCAAACATGATAAAGCAGCGCATATGATCTTTGAAGAGGACCATGATGATGGTTGA
- a CDS encoding FixH family protein, whose protein sequence is MKQETVEPKKFTGFHATVMIVAFFTVVVSVNMVMARFAVSTFGGTVVDNSYVASQKYNEWLEESRKQQAHGWTASRVTRIQDKVAMTVLRADDSALEDAEITAVAEHPVGRADPIILHFVQQGAGSYISRDSLPEGRWKLRIAITHGGNKMALAQEVL, encoded by the coding sequence ATGAAACAAGAAACTGTCGAACCGAAGAAATTTACCGGCTTCCATGCCACGGTGATGATCGTCGCGTTTTTCACGGTGGTCGTTTCGGTCAATATGGTGATGGCGCGATTTGCCGTCTCCACTTTTGGGGGAACCGTGGTCGACAATAGCTATGTCGCCAGCCAGAAATATAATGAATGGCTAGAAGAATCGCGTAAGCAGCAAGCTCATGGCTGGACTGCCTCGCGGGTTACACGGATACAAGATAAAGTGGCGATGACCGTATTGCGGGCCGATGACAGCGCGCTGGAAGACGCCGAAATAACAGCTGTTGCGGAACATCCGGTGGGACGTGCTGATCCAATCATTCTGCATTTTGTACAACAGGGTGCAGGCTCTTATATTAGCCGGGATAGTCTTCCTGAAGGTCGTTGGAAGCTGCGCATTGCGATTACCCATGGCGGCAATAAAATGGCGCTGGCACAGGAAGTTCTTTGA
- the ccoG gene encoding cytochrome c oxidase accessory protein CcoG, which produces MSNPKEILDPQLQLYEKRKGVYPKAVDGTFRRLKWLIMAVTLGIYYITPWIRWDRGPYAPNQAVLVDLANRRFYMFGIEIWPHEFYYVAGMLVMAGIGLFLVTSAVGRAWCGYSCPQTVWTDLFQHIERAIDGDRNAQFRLQDAPWGLKKITKRLSKWAIWLLVAMATGGAWIFYFADAPTLARDFFTGEAAFVAYATVGVLTATTFIFGGFMREQVCIYMCPWPRIQAAMMDEKSLTVTYKDWRGEPRGSVKKAEAQPGSFGDCVDCNQCVAVCPTGIDIREGPQIGCITCALCIDACDKVMDQVGRPRGLIDYLTEEDEELEKAGKSHVPVIQTLFRPRTILYFSAWGAIGLAMLFAVGNRTRIDISANHDRNPLYVQLADGDVRNAYTVNLRNMENRPREMEISMSGLPGAVLWTSEGVRKTAGQNVVVKVPADSVGRVRLFVAGPGDGPAREEFTLTVQAKDDRTAQDTHDVFFERPEILE; this is translated from the coding sequence ATGAGCAATCCTAAGGAAATTCTTGATCCCCAACTGCAGCTGTATGAAAAACGGAAGGGTGTTTACCCCAAGGCGGTAGACGGCACCTTCCGGCGGCTGAAATGGCTGATCATGGCGGTGACGCTCGGCATTTATTATATCACGCCATGGATCCGCTGGGACCGTGGCCCTTATGCGCCGAATCAGGCGGTGCTGGTCGATCTTGCAAACCGGCGCTTTTACATGTTCGGCATCGAAATCTGGCCGCATGAATTTTACTATGTGGCGGGAATGCTGGTGATGGCTGGTATCGGTCTGTTTCTGGTGACTTCAGCGGTTGGCCGGGCATGGTGCGGATATTCCTGTCCGCAAACGGTATGGACCGATTTATTTCAGCATATCGAGCGAGCGATTGATGGCGACCGCAACGCTCAATTCCGCTTGCAGGATGCGCCATGGGGCCTAAAGAAAATTACCAAGCGCCTTAGCAAATGGGCGATCTGGCTGTTGGTCGCGATGGCCACCGGCGGCGCATGGATATTTTATTTCGCCGATGCGCCCACCTTGGCGCGTGACTTTTTTACTGGGGAAGCAGCCTTTGTGGCTTATGCCACTGTGGGCGTTCTGACCGCGACAACCTTTATCTTTGGTGGTTTTATGCGCGAGCAGGTTTGCATTTATATGTGCCCGTGGCCGCGCATACAGGCAGCGATGATGGACGAAAAATCACTGACCGTGACTTACAAGGATTGGCGTGGGGAGCCTCGCGGCAGCGTGAAAAAGGCAGAGGCGCAACCCGGCAGCTTTGGGGATTGCGTTGATTGCAATCAATGCGTTGCGGTCTGTCCGACCGGAATTGATATTCGTGAAGGGCCGCAAATCGGCTGCATAACCTGTGCCTTGTGTATTGATGCCTGTGACAAGGTGATGGATCAGGTCGGCCGTCCGCGCGGGTTGATCGACTATTTGACTGAGGAAGACGAGGAACTGGAAAAAGCAGGGAAGTCCCACGTTCCCGTCATACAAACCCTGTTTCGTCCGCGCACAATACTCTATTTTTCCGCATGGGGCGCGATTGGCTTGGCGATGCTCTTTGCGGTCGGCAACCGCACCCGTATCGACATCAGCGCCAATCATGACCGCAATCCGCTTTACGTCCAACTGGCGGACGGGGATGTGCGCAATGCCTATACCGTCAACTTGCGCAATATGGAGAACCGGCCGCGCGAAATGGAGATTTCCATGTCTGGTCTTCCCGGAGCTGTACTATGGACGAGTGAAGGGGTGCGGAAAACCGCCGGTCAAAACGTCGTAGTTAAGGTACCGGCTGACAGTGTTGGCAGGGTACGCCTTTTTGTTGCAGGCCCAGGAGATGGGCCTGCACGAGAGGAATTCACGCTGACTGTTCAGGCCAAAGATGACCGGACAGCACAGGATACGCATGACGTCTTTTTTGAACGCCCGGAGATACTCGAATGA
- the ccoS gene encoding cbb3-type cytochrome oxidase assembly protein CcoS: MSGLAILIPVALLMGLAGLAFFFWAMRNGQFEDLDGAAQRVLIDDDAPNQDKSADDSEGRGKRKNG, from the coding sequence ATGAGTGGTTTAGCGATCCTTATCCCCGTCGCTCTGCTGATGGGACTGGCTGGCCTCGCGTTCTTCTTCTGGGCCATGCGCAATGGACAATTTGAGGATCTTGACGGTGCTGCCCAGCGCGTGTTGATCGACGATGACGCGCCGAACCAGGACAAGTCAGCGGATGATAGTGAAGGAAGAGGAAAGCGAAAAAATGGATAA
- the ccoO gene encoding cytochrome-c oxidase, cbb3-type subunit II: MSGFAEKHKKLERNVTLLGLAAFVTVAIGGIVEIAPLFWIDNTIEKVEGMRPYTPLELAGRNIYIREGCYSCHSQMVRPFRDEVERYGHYSLAAESMYDHPFQWGSKRTGPDLARVGGRYSDEWHVQHLIDPRSVVPESIMPPYAFLAEKDLKAGDMVKHLRAQRRIGVPYTEEAIAAANEDLIVQADPMASTADLEERYPKAQVRDFDGDPDRLTEMDALVAYLQMIGTLVDFEAAEPLEQPR, translated from the coding sequence ATGTCCGGTTTTGCCGAGAAACATAAGAAACTTGAACGCAATGTCACCTTGCTTGGTCTCGCGGCTTTCGTGACCGTGGCAATTGGCGGAATTGTAGAAATTGCACCCCTATTCTGGATCGATAACACGATTGAAAAAGTAGAAGGTATGCGGCCCTATACGCCGCTCGAACTCGCTGGGCGCAACATCTACATCCGCGAAGGTTGCTACAGCTGTCACAGCCAGATGGTGCGGCCTTTCCGGGATGAAGTGGAGCGCTATGGCCATTACAGCCTGGCGGCGGAAAGCATGTACGATCATCCGTTCCAATGGGGATCGAAGAGAACCGGTCCCGATCTGGCTCGGGTTGGCGGGCGCTATTCGGACGAATGGCATGTCCAGCATCTGATTGACCCGCGCTCGGTGGTGCCGGAATCGATCATGCCGCCTTATGCGTTTCTCGCCGAAAAGGACCTGAAAGCTGGCGATATGGTGAAACATCTCAGAGCTCAGCGACGAATCGGCGTGCCTTACACAGAGGAAGCAATTGCTGCGGCCAATGAAGATCTAATAGTGCAAGCGGACCCCATGGCGTCGACTGCCGATCTGGAAGAACGCTATCCCAAAGCGCAGGTACGGGATTTTGACGGCGATCCCGACCGGTTGACAGAAATGGATGCACTGGTCGCGTACCTCCAAATGATTGGCACATTAGTAGACTTTGAAGCGGCAGAGCCCCTGGAGCAACCGCGATGA
- a CDS encoding SDR family NAD(P)-dependent oxidoreductase, with protein sequence MTAPNFSIDLSGRTAIITGASAGLGRRFASVLAACGAKVACTARRREKLDELVDEITQDGGDAQAFELDVRDAEQLKVIIPTISTALGQPDILVNNAGIVDAARAVRMSIELIDDVLDTNMRAAYILSCEFARPLIDQKMPGRIVNISSIAGTHYDGHGAALYSTTKAGISRITEALAVEWSRFFINVNAIAPGLFATEMSDGMTSRMGDFYENFPRKRICQPDQMDSTLLYLLSPASECVTGTIIKVDDGQGPR encoded by the coding sequence ATGACTGCCCCCAACTTTTCGATCGATCTGTCCGGACGCACCGCTATCATAACTGGTGCATCCGCTGGTCTGGGGCGCCGCTTTGCAAGCGTATTAGCCGCTTGTGGAGCAAAGGTCGCGTGTACCGCACGGCGGCGGGAAAAATTGGATGAGCTGGTTGATGAAATTACACAAGACGGGGGTGATGCACAGGCTTTCGAACTAGATGTTCGCGATGCGGAGCAACTAAAAGTCATCATTCCGACAATCTCTACCGCATTGGGTCAACCAGATATATTGGTAAACAACGCCGGGATTGTGGATGCTGCCCGCGCTGTTAGGATGTCCATTGAATTGATCGACGATGTTCTGGATACCAACATGCGCGCTGCTTACATATTATCATGCGAGTTTGCGCGTCCTTTGATCGACCAAAAGATGCCGGGGCGAATTGTTAACATCTCTTCGATCGCCGGCACTCATTATGATGGTCATGGTGCAGCTCTATATTCCACCACGAAAGCTGGAATATCACGCATTACAGAAGCGCTGGCTGTTGAATGGTCGAGATTTTTTATCAATGTTAATGCGATTGCACCGGGACTCTTTGCCACCGAAATGTCTGACGGTATGACCAGTCGGATGGGCGATTTTTATGAAAACTTCCCCCGCAAACGCATATGTCAGCCGGATCAAATGGACAGCACGTTACTCTACCTGCTATCGCCTGCATCCGAATGTGTGACCGGTACCATCATCAAAGTTGATGATGGTCAGGGACCGCGATAG
- a CDS encoding UbiH/UbiF/VisC/COQ6 family ubiquinone biosynthesis hydroxylase, protein MTMTEKESDVIILGAGLIGLTQALTLAAHGLQVTVIDRAEPTNLLDPKNDGRVSSINSASWNMLAAIGLTEKLELHGCNIDRILINDGLKPGKLDFTPDENDGPLGVMIENGVLQRTLFETAQAHDGINLLMPRQVEQTDRGDHQVSVSLDRGEKIYAPLFIAADGRGSTVRDAAGIAMAKWQYNHSAITCTVTHEQAHGNTAYEIFYSSGPFAVLPMRDDDQGRHRSAIVWTVAREDGPALAKINQRAFQAELMKNTGSFLGQMELQSDRITYPLGFHHSASLTAERLALVGDAGHGIHPIAGQGLNLGLRDVAALTECIVDGARTGLDLGDAQILERYDRWRGLDNMMMSAATDILTRLFGLPGDTSSAIRRFGIGIVQRIAPLKDQFMAEARGESGDLPKLLMGDLV, encoded by the coding sequence ATGACCATGACCGAAAAAGAGAGCGACGTGATCATTTTGGGCGCTGGGCTAATTGGCCTCACCCAAGCACTGACTCTCGCAGCGCATGGACTACAGGTTACGGTCATTGATCGCGCTGAACCAACCAATTTATTGGACCCCAAAAATGACGGGCGGGTCTCTTCGATAAACAGTGCAAGCTGGAACATGTTGGCGGCCATTGGCCTGACCGAAAAGCTTGAACTGCATGGCTGCAACATTGACAGGATCCTCATTAACGATGGCCTGAAACCCGGTAAGCTAGATTTTACACCCGATGAAAATGACGGCCCACTCGGCGTGATGATTGAAAATGGAGTTTTACAGCGGACGTTGTTTGAAACCGCGCAGGCACATGACGGGATTAATTTGCTGATGCCACGGCAGGTGGAACAAACTGATCGCGGCGACCATCAAGTCTCCGTGTCGCTCGATAGGGGAGAGAAAATATATGCACCGCTGTTCATCGCCGCCGACGGTCGTGGCAGCACCGTTCGTGACGCAGCCGGAATTGCCATGGCAAAATGGCAATATAACCATAGCGCAATTACCTGCACGGTCACCCATGAACAGGCGCATGGAAATACGGCATATGAGATTTTCTATTCATCCGGACCATTTGCAGTTTTACCAATGCGCGATGATGACCAAGGGCGTCATCGCTCCGCCATAGTCTGGACGGTTGCCCGTGAGGATGGACCGGCGCTTGCGAAAATCAACCAGAGAGCTTTTCAAGCAGAATTGATGAAGAATACCGGTAGCTTCCTCGGTCAGATGGAATTGCAATCTGACCGCATAACCTATCCTCTTGGCTTCCATCATAGCGCCAGCCTGACGGCGGAGCGACTTGCTTTAGTCGGTGACGCCGGTCATGGCATCCACCCGATTGCTGGCCAAGGGCTTAATCTTGGCCTTCGTGATGTCGCAGCGCTGACGGAGTGTATTGTCGATGGAGCTCGGACCGGCCTAGACCTCGGTGATGCGCAAATACTGGAACGCTATGACCGGTGGCGGGGACTTGACAATATGATGATGTCTGCTGCTACAGATATTTTGACGCGACTTTTTGGGTTGCCCGGCGATACGTCCTCAGCAATCCGACGTTTTGGTATTGGTATCGTGCAACGTATCGCACCGCTTAAAGACCAATTCATGGCCGAAGCACGTGGTGAGAGCGGTGATCTGCCAAAGTTGCTAATGGGTGATCTCGTCTAA
- the ccoP gene encoding cytochrome-c oxidase, cbb3-type subunit III — translation MVDNQRVDEPTGTKTVGHEWDGIEELDTPMPRWWLWTLYATIIWALVYVVLYPAWPMLNSATEGVLGWSSRGDYEKAVAAREVELEPIRQALVSTDIHDLPKNSALLNEAIQGGRSAFKVHCVQCHGAGAAGSKGYPNLNDDEWLWGGDMEAIEYTLIHGIRNPDHDETRFSQMPAFGRDGILQPNEIQDLVSHVRVLSNREKPSASATRGAALFEVNCTICHGNDAKGDRFQGAPNLTDAISLYGLDRASLTETITNSRYGVMPRWGQRLDPATIRMLTAYVHSLGGGEAAPVVEEAATEIETETPVDEQS, via the coding sequence ATGGTTGATAACCAAAGAGTTGACGAACCTACCGGCACCAAAACGGTCGGCCATGAATGGGATGGCATCGAGGAGCTCGATACGCCAATGCCGCGCTGGTGGCTTTGGACACTTTATGCAACTATCATCTGGGCGCTTGTTTATGTCGTGCTTTACCCGGCTTGGCCGATGCTGAACAGCGCCACCGAAGGCGTTTTGGGTTGGTCCAGCCGCGGTGACTATGAAAAGGCTGTGGCGGCACGAGAAGTGGAGTTGGAACCAATTCGGCAGGCTCTCGTCTCAACCGATATCCACGATTTGCCAAAAAATTCCGCTTTGCTTAACGAAGCGATTCAGGGCGGGCGTTCGGCGTTCAAGGTCCATTGCGTACAGTGTCATGGCGCTGGCGCTGCAGGCTCCAAAGGCTATCCGAACTTGAATGACGACGAGTGGCTATGGGGTGGGGATATGGAAGCGATCGAATACACGTTGATCCATGGGATCCGTAATCCTGATCATGACGAGACGCGTTTTTCACAGATGCCAGCCTTTGGCCGCGACGGGATATTGCAGCCTAATGAAATTCAGGACTTGGTTTCCCATGTCCGGGTGCTTAGCAATCGTGAAAAACCCAGCGCTTCGGCAACCCGCGGTGCGGCTTTGTTCGAAGTAAATTGCACGATATGCCATGGCAATGATGCCAAAGGCGACCGATTTCAGGGCGCGCCCAATCTGACCGACGCCATCAGCCTTTATGGTCTTGATCGTGCTTCGCTTACAGAAACGATCACGAACAGCCGCTATGGCGTAATGCCGCGCTGGGGGCAGCGGCTGGATCCTGCGACGATCAGGATGCTAACCGCCTACGTGCATTCACTAGGCGGCGGCGAAGCTGCACCCGTGGTAGAAGAGGCCGCAACAGAGATTGAGACGGAGACTCCCGTAGATGAGCAATCCTAA
- a CDS encoding OmpA family protein: protein MPNKKIFIAAASLSALALTSACTTNPETGNKVLSKAAIGGIGGALGGYLLGDIIGGRNDRTAKIVGAGLGGLAGAGVGYYMDEQEKKLRQQTAGTGIDVTRDGDNLILNMPSNVTFPVNSSAIQPEFQQTLGSVANTLSQYEKSYIDIYGHTDSTGTDQYNQSLSERRAASVANFLGNSGVQQARLETRGYGESQPIASNSTEEGRAANRRVELKIVPIREEDL, encoded by the coding sequence ATGCCTAACAAAAAAATTTTTATCGCGGCAGCGTCATTAAGTGCATTGGCACTTACCAGTGCTTGCACTACCAATCCAGAAACCGGAAATAAAGTACTCTCCAAAGCGGCGATTGGCGGCATTGGCGGGGCATTGGGCGGTTATCTATTGGGCGATATTATCGGTGGCCGGAATGATCGAACAGCAAAAATCGTAGGTGCCGGGCTTGGCGGCCTCGCTGGAGCTGGAGTCGGCTATTACATGGATGAGCAGGAAAAGAAGCTGCGCCAGCAGACAGCGGGCACTGGTATTGATGTTACGCGTGATGGCGACAACCTCATCCTCAATATGCCATCTAACGTTACGTTTCCAGTCAACAGCTCAGCGATTCAGCCGGAATTTCAGCAGACTCTTGGCAGTGTCGCCAACACTTTGTCGCAATATGAAAAAAGCTATATCGATATATATGGTCATACCGATAGTACCGGCACGGACCAATATAACCAATCACTGTCCGAACGGCGCGCTGCATCCGTCGCCAACTTTTTGGGCAATAGCGGTGTTCAGCAAGCCCGTCTTGAAACGCGAGGCTATGGCGAAAGTCAACCAATTGCGAGCAACAGCACCGAGGAAGGTCGTGCAGCTAACCGCAGAGTTGAGCTGAAGATCGTGCCGATCCGGGAGGAGGATCTGTAA
- a CDS encoding hemolysin family protein, translated as MTPFPWFDVAIIVVLVLINGVFAMSELAIVSARKAHLHSSADQGSRGAKIALRLASDPGKFLSTVQIGITLIGIVAGAFSGASLGGPVAERLTALGMPNDWSITVGFALVIGLTTYASLVIGELVPKQIALRSAEKIAVIMAPPMDLLARIAAPLVWLLDGTSALIFRLLGLKRDQTSHVTAEELQMVFAEATRSGVIEEHERAVIAGVVRMADRPIREVMTPRTEVDWLDIGATTEEIHAMLIESPHSRLLVAENSVDEIRGVVQARDIVAAQFSGQELDLSKLMRPLEKVPDQLDALDALDILREAEVPMILVHDEYGHFEGVVTPNDLLSSIAGEFVSDQDEKTQRSLIERADGSFLVSGAMSMDALADRLSIKLQDDRDYATVAGHALGQLRHLPKEGEAFEDQDWVFEIIDMDGRKIDKLIVRPSNPEVD; from the coding sequence ATGACACCTTTTCCCTGGTTTGACGTTGCAATCATTGTTGTGCTCGTGCTGATTAATGGCGTTTTTGCCATGTCGGAACTAGCCATTGTTTCCGCACGCAAGGCGCATCTCCATTCTTCCGCCGATCAAGGCAGCCGAGGCGCTAAAATTGCTTTGCGTCTGGCCAGTGATCCCGGGAAGTTTCTTTCAACGGTTCAGATTGGGATCACGTTGATCGGCATCGTCGCGGGCGCCTTTTCCGGGGCGAGTTTGGGTGGTCCGGTGGCAGAGCGGCTTACTGCATTGGGCATGCCAAACGATTGGTCGATAACAGTGGGGTTTGCACTTGTTATCGGCCTAACAACCTATGCGTCCCTCGTCATTGGCGAACTGGTTCCCAAACAAATTGCTTTGCGTTCCGCGGAAAAGATAGCGGTGATCATGGCACCGCCGATGGATTTGCTGGCACGGATCGCTGCGCCGCTTGTATGGTTGCTCGATGGCACCAGTGCGCTGATTTTCCGGCTGCTTGGCCTCAAACGAGACCAGACCAGCCATGTGACGGCTGAAGAATTGCAAATGGTTTTTGCCGAAGCTACCCGATCAGGTGTCATTGAAGAACATGAACGCGCTGTCATCGCTGGTGTTGTCCGCATGGCTGATCGACCAATTCGTGAAGTCATGACTCCGCGCACCGAGGTCGATTGGCTGGATATTGGCGCGACTACCGAGGAGATTCACGCGATGCTTATCGAATCACCGCATAGCCGCCTGCTGGTCGCCGAGAATTCTGTCGATGAGATACGGGGCGTGGTACAAGCGCGGGATATAGTCGCCGCGCAATTTAGCGGTCAGGAGCTCGATCTCAGCAAGCTGATGCGGCCACTGGAAAAAGTGCCTGACCAGCTTGATGCTTTGGATGCTTTGGATATTTTGAGAGAAGCCGAAGTACCAATGATTTTGGTGCATGATGAATATGGTCATTTTGAAGGTGTTGTAACCCCCAACGACTTACTCAGTTCGATTGCCGGCGAATTTGTGTCGGACCAGGACGAAAAAACGCAGCGAAGCCTTATCGAGCGCGCCGATGGCAGCTTCCTGGTTTCTGGTGCCATGTCGATGGATGCACTGGCCGACCGGTTAAGCATTAAATTGCAGGACGACAGAGACTATGCGACCGTCGCGGGCCATGCGCTCGGGCAGTTGCGCCATTTGCCGAAGGAAGGCGAAGCCTTTGAGGATCAGGATTGGGTATTTGAAATTATCGATATGGATGGCCGCAAAATCGACAAGTTGATCGTGCGGCCATCTAATCCTGAGGTCGACTAG